The window GCGGTCGCCGAACGTGATGGTCAGCACCCCTTCGTCGCCCTGGAAGTTGGCGACGACGATGTCCGTGATCGCGAAGACCCGGTCCTGGGGCACCTTGTAGGTACCGGCCTTGGACGCCCCGCCGGATGTCTTGAGGTCGATGGTCGCCGAACTCTGGCCGGCGCCGGCCGAGGTGCCGTCGCCATCGGTTCCCGGCGTGGCTCCGGGGCTCGAACCGGGCTGTGCGCCCTTGTTCCCGTCGGGCTGGGTGTCCTTACCGCCCCCGGAACCGGTGCCCGGAGACTGTCCGTCCTGAGCCCCGCCCGGTGTGGGACGCGCCTGGACGGCCTGGGTGGCGGCTTCCTTCGCGGCGCTGCGTACCACTGGACGGACCAGGGTGAACCAGGCGAGCAACAGCGCGAGGAGCGCCGCGAGCACCGCGAGCAGCCACTTCGGGAAGACCGGGATCTGGACGAACTCCGCATCCAGCGGCGGCCGGACGGGGGTCTCGTCCCGTCGCGCCTCGTCCCGTCGTGCCTCCTCCTGGTCGCCGGACTCGGTGGTGTCCACCGTGAACGGCCACACCACCGGGGAGCCGAACCACACCGGCTTGCCCGTACGGACCCGCAGCCGGACCTCCGCCGACTCGCCGGGCTCCAGCTTCGGCTTCGCCGGGCTGAAGCCGAACCGCAACTCCTCACCCGCCTGGCCGGGGGTGAAGCCCACCTGCACCGAGGTGTTGCCCAGGTTACGGACCGCCAGCCGGTAGCGCCCGCGCAGCCAGCCGCGCCGGCGGCGCGGGGCCAGCTCCGTGTGCAGCTCGCGGAACTCCTCGACGTGCACAGTGGTTTCGGGGACCCGCACCGACTCGGGCTGCTCGGTGGGCAGCACCCGCACCCCGAGGGGGATCTCGCCGGGCCGGGTGCCCGGCGAACGCGGTGGCTCCAGACGGATCGTCACCGTCTCGGAGGTACCGGGATAGAGGGAGACCCGCGGGGGCTCCACGGTGGCCCAGGGCGCGCAGTCCCCGACGACCTCCAGGCTGTACGCCTCGACGATGTCGCTGTCGTTGCGGACGGTCAGGCTGGTCGTGGCGGTGCTGCCCGGCGCCACCGTCACCGCCGGGATGTCGAGGCCGGGCGCGCTGGGGCCGGAAGGGGCTGCAGAAGGCGTCACACCGCCACGGTAGGACCGCGCCTCGTCCACCACGAGGAGCGCGAGGGCAATACCCGGGCAACTGCGGTGCCCGGGAAGCCAAGGCCAACTCCCGTTCCCGGCTGAGCCGTTGATCCTGCCGTCCACCTCACGCGCGCCGCCGCGCGCGCCCGTCCGGCCGTCACTTGGCCCCCGCGTCACCCCTGCGCCGCACTTGCGTTCTTCTGCCCACGAACTCATGAAACAGGAACTCCGCTACCCATGACCTGCCCAGAGCAGTACAGCCCGGCCATGTCCGTCACCACACCACGTCTGTCCGCCCAGGCACCGGCCTCGCACCGGACCTCCCGCTCAGGCCGCCCGGACCAGGTGACCGTGGCCGTCTACGCCGCCGATCCCGTCCTGCACGTCGGCGTCGTCCAGCAGTTACGCCGACGCCCCGAGGTCAGTCTGCTCGACGAAGCCGAAGCGGATCAGGCCCAGGTGTCCCTGGTGGTTGTCGACACCGTCGACGACGACGTGGCAGCCCTGCTGCACCGGCTGCGGCACAACACCGACACCCGCACCGGCCTGGTGGTCGGCACCCTCGGGGCCGGTGCGCTGCAACGCGTCATCGAGTGCGGTGTCTCGGCGGTACTGCGGCGCTCCGAGGCCGGCCAGGACCAGCTTCTCCACCTGGTCCTGGCGATAGCCAACGGCGAGGGTGTGCTCCCCGGCGACCTGCTGGGCAAGCTGCTCAGCCACGTGGGCAGCCTCCAGCGCTCGGCGCTCGACCCGCGGAGCCTGTCGATGTCCACGCTGACCACGCGCGAGGCGGACATGCTGCGTCTGGTGTCGGAAGGCCTGGACACCGTGGAGATAGCCCGCAAGACCGCGTACTCCGAACGGACCGTCAAGAACGTGCTGCACGAGATCATCACGCGGCTGCAACTGCGCAACCGGGCCCACGCGGTCGGCTACGCACTGCGCAACGGGCTGA is drawn from Streptomyces brevispora and contains these coding sequences:
- a CDS encoding hydrolytic protein; its protein translation is MTPSAAPSGPSAPGLDIPAVTVAPGSTATTSLTVRNDSDIVEAYSLEVVGDCAPWATVEPPRVSLYPGTSETVTIRLEPPRSPGTRPGEIPLGVRVLPTEQPESVRVPETTVHVEEFRELHTELAPRRRRGWLRGRYRLAVRNLGNTSVQVGFTPGQAGEELRFGFSPAKPKLEPGESAEVRLRVRTGKPVWFGSPVVWPFTVDTTESGDQEEARRDEARRDETPVRPPLDAEFVQIPVFPKWLLAVLAALLALLLAWFTLVRPVVRSAAKEAATQAVQARPTPGGAQDGQSPGTGSGGGKDTQPDGNKGAQPGSSPGATPGTDGDGTSAGAGQSSATIDLKTSGGASKAGTYKVPQDRVFAITDIVVANFQGDEGVLTITFGDRKITTIALETFRNQDYHWVTPIKITENDAVTVNVTCAKPGTPATGRQAQVCHEVLNVSGVLSPTRQ
- a CDS encoding helix-turn-helix transcriptional regulator; the encoded protein is MSVTTPRLSAQAPASHRTSRSGRPDQVTVAVYAADPVLHVGVVQQLRRRPEVSLLDEAEADQAQVSLVVVDTVDDDVAALLHRLRHNTDTRTGLVVGTLGAGALQRVIECGVSAVLRRSEAGQDQLLHLVLAIANGEGVLPGDLLGKLLSHVGSLQRSALDPRSLSMSTLTTREADMLRLVSEGLDTVEIARKTAYSERTVKNVLHEIITRLQLRNRAHAVGYALRNGLI